In Drosophila teissieri strain GT53w chromosome 2R, Prin_Dtei_1.1, whole genome shotgun sequence, the following proteins share a genomic window:
- the LOC122612943 gene encoding uncharacterized protein LOC122612943, translating to MALINKFLCRYSITTGVVVIGTSYVIMDLLRLFYHLIIFYFPGPIFRHWYEDRSGDEVHDLVTVTMMKNRIQVLLVLVIDLLIDIGLLMSVNSGLITVVIWLLKSIIFILVYLVVILALVFAYSDHITLALVFIPILVMEIYFLLIVGLHLVNLREPSDTNEESPDETVV from the exons ATGGCGTTGATAAACAAATTCCTTTGTCGCTACTCAATCACCACTGGAGTAGTTGTGATAGGCACCTCCTATGTAATAATGGATTTACTTCGCCTGTTCTATCACCTTATTATCTTCTACTTCCCAGGGCCAATTT TTAGACATTGGTATGAAGACCGCAGCGGAGACGAGGTCCATGATCTTGTCACTGTTACCATGATGAAGAATCGTATTCAGGTGCTGCTCGTCCTGGTGATCGACCTTTTGATTGACATCGGACTGCTCATGAGCGTGAAT TCTGGTCTAATAACTGTAGTGATTTGGTTGTTGAAATCAATCATTTTCATCCTCGTCTACTTGGTCGTTATCCTGGCTCTAGTCTTTGCCTACAGTGACCACATTACATTGGCCTTGGTTTTTATTCCCATATTGG ttatggaaatatatttcctGTTGATTGTGGGCCTGCATTTAGTGAATCTCCGTGAACCGAGTGACACGAATGAAGAGAGCCCCGATGAAACAGTCGTCTAA
- the LOC122613969 gene encoding protein CLP1 homolog: protein MSEDHGKDYTLEADSELRFEIEQKDAKVLVSLVSGFAELFGTELVKKKQYEFGMGAKVAIFTYQGCVLHVSGKMDVCYISKETPMVQYVNCHAALEQFRMEAEEKDRHGPVAMVVGPMDVGKSTLCRILLNYAVRVGRRPLYADLDVGQGSIAIAGSVATILIERPANVEEGFAKTAPLVYHFGHKSPSGNSILYNAVVSKMAEVTLHSLNSNKRTKSSGIIINTCGWVKGSGYAHLLHAAKAYGACAIFVLDQERLYNELLRDVPKGVHVVLLPKSGGVVERSKELRHEARDQRIKEYFYGNARAPFYPFSFEVKFQDLRLYKIGAPPLPDSCMPIGMKAEDNKTKVVAVTPTPALIHHVLALSFAESVEDEVIGTNVAGFCCVTEVDMERQAVMLLSPQPRPLPPNALLLWSELQFMDNHT, encoded by the exons ATGTCAGAGGACCATGGCAAAGACTACACACTGGAGGCCGACTCCGAGCTGCGCTTTGAAATCGAGCAGAAGGACGCCAAAGTGCTGGTGTCC CTGGTCAGCGGATTTGCGGAGCTGTTCGGTACGGAGCTGGTGAAGAAAAAGCAGTACGAGTTCGGCATGGGCGCCAAGGTGGCCATCTTCACGTACCAGGGCTGTGTGCTCCACGTCTCCGGAAAAATGGACGTGTGCTACATCTCCAAGGAGACACCGATGGTGCAGTACGTGAACTGCCACGCGGCACTGGAGCAATTCCGCATGGAGGCCGAGGAGAAGGATCGCCACGGACCAGTTGCCATGGTCGTCGGCCCCATGGACGTGGGCAAGAGCACTCTCTGCCGCATCCTGCTCAACTACGCTGTGCGGGTGGGCCGTCGGCCGTTGTACGCCGACCTGGACGTCGGGCAGGgctccattgccattgccggCAGTGTGGCCACCATCCTCATAGAGCGACCGGCAAACGTGGAGGAGGGATTCGCCAAGACAGCGCCGCTGGTCTATCactttggccataaatcgcCAAGCGGTAACAGCATCCTGTACAACGCCGTGGTTTCCAAAATGGCCGAGGTCACGCTGCATTCCCTGAACAGCAACAAGCGAa CAAAAAGCTCGGGCATCATTATAAACACCTGTGGCTGGGTAAAAGGCTCCGGCTATGCGCATCTGTTGCACGCGGCCAAAGCTTATGGAGCCTGCGCCATCTTCGTTTTAGACCAGGAGCGACTGTACAACGAGCTGCTGCGGGATGTACCCAAGGGTGTTCATGTGGTACTGCTGCCCAAGAGCGGCGGTGTCGTAGAGCGCAGCAAAGAGCTGCGGCACGAGGCGAGGGATCAGCGCATCAAGGAGTACTTCTACGGCAATGCAAGGGCGCCCTTCTATCCGTTCAGCTTCGAGGTGAAGTTCCAGGACCTGCGTCTGTACAAGATCGGGGCACCACCTCTGCCCGACTCCTGCATGCCAATTGGAATGAAAGCGGAGGATAACAAGACCAAGGTGGTGGCTGTTACTCCGACGCCCGCGCTTATCCATCATGTGCTGGCACTCAGCTTTGCCGAGTCCGTGGAGGATGAAGTGATTGGCACCAACGTGGCCGGCTTTTGCTGCGT AACCGAAGTGGATATGGAAAGACAGGCGGTGATGTTGCTTTCGCCACAACCGCGTCCTTTGCCTCCGAACGCCCTGCTCCTGTGGTCAGAACTCCAGTTCATGGACAATCACACCTAG
- the LOC122614507 gene encoding endochitinase A-like → MTASLAHAAQGNHNNNSSTRTTSASNSNTSASTGKSKPPAGYMSTRSAAMMALALGQTPGGRSDKSPPAPRAASPAQSQTQSQCQSQTQSPHPGANRRLSNASSLPSNVSRSKPSTPTATRAAAQLNGSGLFSGGSNSSGSDNDGFSASGSSAATALRRLYFKSGRSIKNKINASTTSSTPLNGLPLNPVSSAYHNSVGGPMHNMTTAGGVPKLVVMGTSSASIPDTTINTSTDSACTLITNVTHTDTSETCDSLDLGDNSCPSEPLFSSLEEPLLTAVHIDSEHEGFGGMGCGRGGANGRGATELELTSCSRYPPRPDMNLQDSVESQESCLSILTGEPSSTTPLLSSQRRHPTGGHSPGSQRQEREREPSTAPPPTRVREHFTFDPPQSPKSARSSEKSTSHFSFKNYGNESAKATGVGSGTGAGSGAGVGGGGGGAGSGVGGNGVMAASEGDEEDDERSGDSIGNRSKKLRPRERDPNHISPSVSPSHSRRASPKREKRRTTPIASTGAISKVSSAPPTMKDVNFFGSSGKQKQRQSQQNIPPHQLSPSAQQRKYSSSSSSGSSERCLREATGPGTMFPFDREALDYERIQRECFAPSSTTASNSSDSEAENCSVYERKSGADIFQQYSRLSHQEQLQQHYQEQRDWERDRPPSRKNSKRIRPDSVIHTTIRENQQYVPQSDAFYPQAKSSSSPSDHSYAELNKFEDIASKFEQIPPKHGSISVSGSGSLLNLHHKMPSPGSESAVSPTDSARRRSFKNKQRQQKEEHFYIQTEDRNAAGNGPINVTANPLEAAAVCKQPRATIVVQQSIHPVI, encoded by the exons ATGACGGCATCTCTTGCTCATGCCGCACAGGgtaaccacaacaacaatagcagcacCAGAACCACATCCGCATCCAACTCCAACACCAGCGCCAGCACCGGAAAGTCCAAGCCACCGGCTGGTTACATGAGCACCCGATCGGCGGCGATGATGGCCTTGGCATTGGGACAAACACCGGGTGGCAGGAGCGACAAGTCCCCGCCAGCTCCTCGAGCCGCATCACCCGCCCAGTCGCAAACCCAATCCCAGTGCCAGTCCCAAACGCAGTCACCACATCCCGGTGCCAACCGAAGGCTATCGAATGCCTCTTCCCTACCCAGCAACGTGTCCAGATCCAAGCCATCCACGCCGACGGCGACCAGGGCGGCAGCTCAGCTCAATGGTTCGGGTCTCTTCTCCGGCGGCAGTAACTCCAGCGGCTCCGACAACGATGGCTTCAGTGCGTCCGGCTCCTCGGCGGCCACTGCCCTGCGGCGTTTGTACTTCAAGAGCGGACGCAGCATCAAGAACAAGATCAATGCCTCGACCACGTCGTCGACTCCACTGAACGGACTGCCCCTGAATCCGGTGTCCAGTGCCTATCACAACTCCGTTGGTGGACCCATGCACAACATGACGACGGCAGGCGGAGTGCCAAAG CTGGTGGTGATGGGCACCTCATCAGCCTCGATTCCGGACACCACCATCAACACGTCCACGGACTCCGCCTGCACGCTCATCACGAATGTGACCCACACGGATACCTCGGAGACGTGCGACTCCCTGGACCTGG GTGACAACTCGTGTCCCAGTGAGCCGCTCTTCAGCTCGCTGGAGGAGCCACTGCTCACCGCCGTCCACATCGATTCGGAGCACGAGGGATTCGGCGGCATGGGCTGCGGCAGGGGAGGCGCCAATGGACGCGGCGCCACTGAGCTGGAACTAACGAGCTGTTCAAGGTATCCGCCCAGGCCCGACATGAATCTCCAGGACAGCGTCGAG AGCCAGGAGTCCTGTTTGTCCATCCTGACCGGCGAGCCGTCCTCCACGACGCCACTGCTCTCCTCGCAGCGACGCCACCCGACGGGCGGTCACTCGCCGGGTAGCCAGCGacaggagcgggagcgggagccCAGTACGGCTCCGCCGCCCACTCGAGTGCGGGAGCACTTCACCTTCGACCCCCCGCAGTCACCGAAGTCGGCGCGCAGCAGCGAGAAGTCCACCAGCCACTTTTCCTTCAAGAACTATGGTAATGAGTCGGCAAAAGCCACCGGAGTGGGCTCGGGCACAGGAGCAGGATCCGGGGCAGGAGtgggaggcggaggaggaggagctggatcCGGGGTTGGAGGAAACGGAGTTATGGCCGCCAGTGAAggcgacgaggaggacgacgagcGCAGCGGCGACAGCATAGGCAATCGCAGCAAGAAACTGCGACCGCGGGAGCGTGACCCCAACCACATCTCGCCCAGCGTGTCGCCCTCGCACAGTCGCCGGGCCAGTCCGAAGCGGGAGAAGCGCCGCACCACGCCCATTGCCTCCACGGGCGCCATATCCAAGGTCAGCTCCGCGCCGCCCACCATGAAGGATGTGAACTTTTTCGGTAGCTCCGGCAAGCAAAAGCAGCGACAATCGCAACAGAACATTCCGCCGCACCAACTATCGCCATCGGCGCAGCAGCGCAAGTACTCGTCCAGTTCCTcgagcggcagcagcgaaCGATGCCTGCGGGAGGCCACCGGTCCCGGCACCATGTTCCCCTTCGATCGCGAGGCCCTGGACTACGAGCGCATCCAGCGGGAGTGCTTTGCTCCCAGCTCCACGAcggccagcaacagcagtgaCTCGGAGGCGGAAAACTGTTCCGTGTATGAGCGAAAGTCCGGAGCAGACATATTCCAGCAGTACTCGCGACTGAGCCAccaggagcaactgcagcagcattaCCAGGAGCAGCGCGACTGGGAGCGCGATCGACCGCCGTCGCGCAAGAACTCCAAGCGCATCCGGCCGGATTCGGTGATCCACACAACCATACGGGAGAACCAGCAGTATGTGCCGCAGTCGGATGCCTTCTATCCCCAGGCcaagtcctcctcctcgcccaGCGATCACTCCTACGCCGAGCTCAACAAGTTCGAGGACATTGCCAGCAAGTTCGAGCAGATACCGCCCAAGCATGgctccatttccgtttccggttccggGTCCCTGCTGAATCTGCACCACAAGATGCCCAGTCCGGGCAGCGAGTCCGCTGTCAGTCCCACGGACTCCGCACGCCGCCGATCCTTCAAGAACAAGCAGCGccagcagaaggaggagcactTCTACATCCAAACGGAAGATCGCAACGCCGCTGGCAATGGACCCATCAACGTGACCGCCAATCCGCTGGAGGCGGCCGCCGTCTGCAAGCAGCCACGTGCCACCATTGTCGTGCAGCAG TCTATACATCCGGTGATTTAG